Proteins co-encoded in one Malus sylvestris chromosome 7, drMalSylv7.2, whole genome shotgun sequence genomic window:
- the LOC126630560 gene encoding F-box/kelch-repeat protein At3g61590-like gives MEGETSWFSHSFDNMARRTTEYDSFSELSDEGNREANAVSVDLILPDDLLERILAYLPVASIFRARSVCKRWYEILNSRRFMWNFSHVLSQKPWYFMFTSSNDPTGYAYDPILRKWYGIELPCIETSNWFIASSCGLVCFMDNDSRTELYVCNPITKTCRKLQEPPGLKFSDYSALAVSVNRKSHGYTISIVKSKQVAGNFFEWDVSVHIYDSETMMWMTSLTEVLTGWRGGDESVICDGVLYFLIYSTGGGLPDNRHGLITYNLSSRSPHGLLIRSFIHVPSPLTCGRLMNLKERLVMVGGIGKQDRPDIIKGIGIWLLKGKDWQEVARMPHKFFQGFGEFDDVFASSGTDDLIYIQSYGAPTLLVFDMNLRHWRWSQKCPVTKRFPLQLFTGFCFEPRLEISP, from the coding sequence ATGGAGGGAGAAACATCGTGGTTTAGCCATTCCTTTGATAACATGGCAAGGCGGACTACAGAGTATGATTCATTCTCAGAGCTCAGTGACGAAGGAAATAGAGAAGCTAATGCAGTTTCAGTGGATTTGATACTTCCTGATGACCTGTTGGAACGGATATTAGCATATCTACCAGTTGCAAGCATTTTCAGAGCACGTAGTGTGTGCAAAAGGTGGTATGAGATTCTTAATTCAAGAAGGTTTATGTGGAACTTTTCGCACGTGCTATCACAAAAGCCTTGGTATTTTATGTTTACCAGCTCTAATGATCCAACTGGTTATGCATATGATCCTATCCTCAGGAAGTGGTATGGCATTGAGCTCCCCTGCATTGAGACATCCAATTGGTTTATTGCTTCATCATGCGGTTTGGTATGCTTTATGGACAACGACAGTAGAACAGAATTATATGTCTGCAACCCTATTACCAAAACATGTAGGAAGCTTCAGGAGCCCCCTGGCTTGAAATTTTCTGATTACAGTGCACTTGCAGTTTCCGTTAACAGGAAGTCACATGGTTATACAATCTCAATTGTGAAATCTAAGCAAGTTGCTGGAAATTTTTTCGAATGGGATGTCTCCGTTCATATTTATGATTCCGAAACAATGATGTGGATGACCTCTTTGACAGAGGTTCTGACAGGATGGAGAGGTGGGGATGAGAGTGTTATCTGTGACGGGGTTTTGTACTTCTTGATTTACTCAACTGGGGGCGGGTTACCAGACAATCGTCATGGCCTAATCACATATAATCTTTCATCTCGTTCTCCTCATGGGTTATTGATACGCAGTTTTATTCATGTACCTTCCCCTCTTACATGTGGCCGTCTGATGAACTTGAAGGAGAGGTTGGTTATGGTGGGAGGGATTGGTAAACAAGATCGGCCTGACATAATTAAGGGGATTGGTATCTGGCTTCTAAAGGGGAAGGACTGGCAAGAGGTTGCGCGAATGCCTCACAAATTCTTCCAAGGGTTTGGGGAGTTTGATGATGTTTTTGCCAGCAGCGGCACAGATGATCTCATATACATACAGAGCTACGGAGCTCCAACTCTTCTTGTATTTGACATGAACCTGAGGCATTGGAGATGGTCACAGAAGTGCCCTGTAACAAAGAGGTTCCCACTTCAGCTCTTTACTGGTTTTTGTTTCGAACCGAGGCTCGAAATTTCTCCTTGA
- the LOC126627982 gene encoding phosphatidylinositol 4-phosphate 5-kinase 10-like isoform X1 codes for MELLQEELSPGDFKAAKTNCIKYTRQGSIHGAYIMNDFEWKHYSPAVFRRLLELDSISYDDYLLTICGDDTLREVSLPGRHGRVYILPGDKRFMIKTLRKSEKKVYLEMLPNYYRHVKKYGASLLKRLYGLHVIRPPGGIKVYFAVWATVMPLELCLYKCYDLKGSSVGRTCNKSQVHDRAILKDLDFDFCFYLDPLVRHRLLAQIKYDCEFLEGEGIMDYSLLLGIHLDTSRSLEGSNDKKNSGSFNAKRQTDDTSEDDETSSELTLADICDLIDRPDFKLGDRLPARAVRTCRNEMESRSYSSSRTQECFNVLLFFGIIDFCQNYNMKKRIEHACKAMKYDSKSIKTVNPKAYSSRFQEFLSKVFLPEESD; via the exons ATGGAGCTTCTGCAAGAGGAACTTTCACCAGGTGACTTCAAAGCTGCTAAAACAAACTGTATAAAATATACCAGGCAGGGCTCGATACATGGAGCTTACATCATGAATGACTTCGAATGGAAACATTACAGTCCTGCAGTTTTCAG ACGTTTGCTGGAGCTTGACAGTATTAGTTACGACGACTACCTGCTTACAATATGTGGAGATGACACTCTAAGGGAGGTTTCTTTACCAGGAAGACATGGTAGGGTGTATATATTGCCTGGTGACAAACGATTCATGATTAAAACGCTGCGGAAATCAGAAaagaag GTGTACCTAGAAATGCTTCCAAATTATTACCGTCATGTTAAGAAGTATGGCGCCTCACTTTTGAAAAGACTGTATGGACTTCATGTTATCAGGCCACCAGGAGGTATCAAG GTTTACTTTGCCGTTTGGGCAACTGTAATGCCGTTAGAACTATGCTTATATAAGTGCTATGATCTCAAAGGGTCTTCAGTAGGCAGAACCTGCAACAAATCACAAGTTCACGACAGAGCCATTCTCAAGGATCTGGATTTTGACTTTTGCTTTTACCTTGACCCATTGGTCCGACATCGGCTCTTAGC gCAAATCAAGTATGACTGCGAGTTTTTGGAAGGCGAGGGCATCATGGATTATAGTTTATTGCTTGGTATACACCTAGATACTTCACGTTCATTGGAAG GttcaaatgataaaaaaaattccggAAGTTTTAATGCCAAAAGGCAAACGGATGATACTTCAGAAGACGATGAAACCTCATCAGAGTTAACTCTTGCCGATATATGCGATCTAATTGACAG GCCTGATTTTAAATTGGGTGACAGACTGCCAGCACGAGCTGTCCGAACCTGCAGGAATGAAATGGAGAGTAGATCATATAGCTCCAGCAGAACACAAGAATGCTTCAATGTTCTTTTATTCTTTGGAATAATAGATTTTTGTCAGAATTACAACATGAAGAAACGCATTGAGCATGCTTGCAAGGCAATGAAATACGACTCAAAGTCCATCAAAACTGTGAACCCCAAAGCCTACTCTTCTCGCTTTCAGGAGTTTCTGAGCAAAGTATTTCTGCCCGAAGAGTCGGACTAG
- the LOC126627982 gene encoding putative phosphatidylinositol 4-phosphate 5-kinase 11 isoform X2, which produces MELLQEELSPGDFKAAKTNCIKYTRQGSIHGAYIMNDFEWKHYSPAVFRRLLELDSISYDDYLLTICGDDTLREVSLPGRHGRVYILPGDKRFMIKTLRKSEKKVYLEMLPNYYRHVKKYGASLLKRLYGLHVIRPPGGIKVYFAVWATVMPLELCLYKCYDLKGSSVGRTCNKSQVHDRAILKDLDFDFCFYLDPLVRHRLLAQIKYDCEFLEGEGIMDYSLLLGSNDKKNSGSFNAKRQTDDTSEDDETSSELTLADICDLIDRPDFKLGDRLPARAVRTCRNEMESRSYSSSRTQECFNVLLFFGIIDFCQNYNMKKRIEHACKAMKYDSKSIKTVNPKAYSSRFQEFLSKVFLPEESD; this is translated from the exons ATGGAGCTTCTGCAAGAGGAACTTTCACCAGGTGACTTCAAAGCTGCTAAAACAAACTGTATAAAATATACCAGGCAGGGCTCGATACATGGAGCTTACATCATGAATGACTTCGAATGGAAACATTACAGTCCTGCAGTTTTCAG ACGTTTGCTGGAGCTTGACAGTATTAGTTACGACGACTACCTGCTTACAATATGTGGAGATGACACTCTAAGGGAGGTTTCTTTACCAGGAAGACATGGTAGGGTGTATATATTGCCTGGTGACAAACGATTCATGATTAAAACGCTGCGGAAATCAGAAaagaag GTGTACCTAGAAATGCTTCCAAATTATTACCGTCATGTTAAGAAGTATGGCGCCTCACTTTTGAAAAGACTGTATGGACTTCATGTTATCAGGCCACCAGGAGGTATCAAG GTTTACTTTGCCGTTTGGGCAACTGTAATGCCGTTAGAACTATGCTTATATAAGTGCTATGATCTCAAAGGGTCTTCAGTAGGCAGAACCTGCAACAAATCACAAGTTCACGACAGAGCCATTCTCAAGGATCTGGATTTTGACTTTTGCTTTTACCTTGACCCATTGGTCCGACATCGGCTCTTAGC gCAAATCAAGTATGACTGCGAGTTTTTGGAAGGCGAGGGCATCATGGATTATAGTTTATTGCTTG GttcaaatgataaaaaaaattccggAAGTTTTAATGCCAAAAGGCAAACGGATGATACTTCAGAAGACGATGAAACCTCATCAGAGTTAACTCTTGCCGATATATGCGATCTAATTGACAG GCCTGATTTTAAATTGGGTGACAGACTGCCAGCACGAGCTGTCCGAACCTGCAGGAATGAAATGGAGAGTAGATCATATAGCTCCAGCAGAACACAAGAATGCTTCAATGTTCTTTTATTCTTTGGAATAATAGATTTTTGTCAGAATTACAACATGAAGAAACGCATTGAGCATGCTTGCAAGGCAATGAAATACGACTCAAAGTCCATCAAAACTGTGAACCCCAAAGCCTACTCTTCTCGCTTTCAGGAGTTTCTGAGCAAAGTATTTCTGCCCGAAGAGTCGGACTAG